The DNA window TTTGAGGGACTAGCGAGTCAAACATGTCGACCTGCATATTGACACTCAGGGTGTTGGCTCGACAAAGAATAGAAGCCATACGTGCCGTTTCTGGCGTCAAATGGCCTTCATAGGTATACCGATCACCACGAAATGAATACTCACCAGCCGCAATCACACCCGGCACGGCCATAAGTTGAGATATAATGCGCATAAGCTCCCCCTCCATTGATTATCTTGCAGGTGCATTGCATTTAGCTTCTTTTTTATTCGCTTGGCTAACACTAAACTGTTTTTCGCAAGCGATGCATGTGCATCGGATGATCTTAGTTACTTATAGATCAATTTTAGAAATTATGCAAAAAAATTCATCAGACTTTCCCTCGGCCAGCTTCATGCGCAGAATTTTTAGCATGGTTTATGAAGTACTGTTGCTGGCTGCAGTACTATTCTTAGCCAGCTTTATATTCATTAGTTTAACGCACGACACTCAGTCAGTCCTTATGAAGCCAATTTTTCGCGGCTACCTTTTAATGGTTTGCGGCGTTTATTTCATCTGGTTTTGGGTAAATGGTGGTCAAACGCTGGCCATGAAAACTTGGCGCCTTCGACTGACCAGCAAAAATGATTC is part of the Sulfurirhabdus autotrophica genome and encodes:
- a CDS encoding RDD family protein — protein: MRISSPSIDYLAGALHLASFLFAWLTLNCFSQAMHVHRMILVTYRSILEIMQKNSSDFPSASFMRRIFSMVYEVLLLAAVLFLASFIFISLTHDTQSVLMKPIFRGYLLMVCGVYFIWFWVNGGQTLAMKTWRLRLTSKNDSALTIKQAVLRFISAFFGICFFGVGILWALFDADKQFLHDRIAGTKIIQM